The Achromobacter spanius genome includes the window GACCGGACTGGGGCGGCTCTGGCTCTGGGCCACCCGTAAGCTCGCGCGCGGGCCCGACGGCGCACTGGTGCCGCAAGCCTTTCTGAACCTGCTGGCGCGCGCGGGCGCCTTGCGCTGGCTGTTTGGCGCGGTCAGCCATCTGCTGTGGCTGACCGCGCTGTGCGCCGCGCTGGCGGCCTTGCTGGTGGCGCTGTCCACCGCCAGTTACCGCTTCGTCTGGGCCACCACGCTGCTGGCGCCCGACACCTTCGTCTGGCTGACCCAGGCCATCGGCTGGCTGCCCGCGCATCTGGGCTTTCCGATGCCGGATGCCGCCGTCATCCGGGCCAGCGACGGCGCGCAGACGGTGGCGGCCAACGCGCAGGTGCGATGGTCGTGGTGGCTGATCGGCGTGCTGGTGGTCTACGGCATCTTGCCGCGCCTGCTGGCCGGGGCCTTATGCGTCGGCGCCACGCTGCGGGCGTTGCGCCGCTTGCGCATCGACCCCACGCTTGCCGGCTTCTCGCCGCTGCGCGACCGCCTGGAGCCGCCCGCGCAATCCACCGGTATCGACCGCCCGGTCGACGCGCTGCATCAGCCCCGCATGCAGTCCGCGTCCCTGTCCGCCCTGGCGGGGCAACCCGTGCTGCTGGGGCTGGAACTGCCCGCCGACCTGGCCTGGCCCCCCGCCGGCCTGCCCGCCAGCGTGCAAATGGCCGGCAACCTGGACACGCGCGAAGAACGCAACCGCGTGCTGGACGCCTTGGCCCAAGCCGCGGCATCGCGCCTGCTGATCGCCTGCGACGCCCGCCAAACACCCGACCGCGGCACCTTGTCGCTGATCGCCGAACTCTCCGCCCATGCAGGCCACACCGGCGTCTGGCTGATTGCTTCCTCCGAAGACGGCGCGGCCACGCGCGCCACGCTGTGGCGCGAGCGCTTGCTGGCGCTGGGTTTGCCGGCCGACGCCATTCTGCAAACGCCCACGCTGCCGCTCACGTGGCTGGAGGCCGGCCATGGCTGAGGACATCATCAAGATCGCCCTGGTCGGCCACACCAATACCGGCAAGACCTCGCTGTTGCGCACCTTGACGCGCGACACCCGCTTTGGCGAGGTTGCCGACAGCCCCGGCACCACGCGCCACGTGGAAGGCGCACGCCTGCGCCTGGGCGGGCGCGCGGTGCTGGAATGGTTTGACACGCCGGGCATGGAGGACAGCATCGCGCTGCTGGAATACCTGGAACGGCTAGGCGCCACGGACGAACGGCTGGACGGCCCCGCGCGCATCCGCCGCTTTCTGGACACGCCCGAAGCGCATGGCCGCTTCGAACAAGAAGCCCGCGTCCTGGCAAAAATGCTGGAGTGCGACGCGGCGCTTTACGTGATCGACGCGCGCGATCCCGTGCTGGGCAAGCATCGCGACGAACTCGCCATTCTTGCCGCCTGCGGCCGTCCCTTGCTGCCCGTCTTGAATTTCGTGAACGCGCCCGCGCACCGCGCCGATGAATGGCGCGGCGCCATGGCGCGGCTGGGCCTGCATGCCGTGGTGGAATTCGACACCGTGGCGCCGCCGCTGGACGGCGAGCAACAGCTCTACGCCAAGCTGGGCGTGCTGCTGGACCGCCACGCCGGCGCACTGGCGCGCCTGGCCGACAGCCTGTCCGCCCAACGCCGCGAACGCCACGCCGCGGCCTACGAACTGCTGGCCGATCTGCTTATCGACGTGGCGGCGCTGCATCTCACCAGCCCCAACGATGACAACGCGCTGACCGCTGCGTCAAACCAGTTGCGCGACCACGTGCGCCAACGCGAACAGGCCTGCGTGAACGCCTTGCTGGCGCTCTACAACTTTCGCGCGTCCGACTTCAGCGACGACGCGCTGCCGCTGCAAGGCGAACGCTGGGGCATGGACCTCTTCCATCCGCAGGCACTCAAGGACATGGGCGTGCAAGTGGGCATGGGCGCCGCCGCCGGCGCCATGGCCGGCGCGGCAGTGGACCTGCTCAGCGCGGGCCTGAGCCTGGGCACGGGCATGCTGATCGGCGCGGCAGCGGGCGGCTTGTGGCAGGGCGTGGAGAAACTGGGCAAGCGTGTCGCGGGCAAGCTGCGCGGCTGGCGAGAGATCAGTGTCGACGACGCCGTGCTGCGCTTGCTGGCCTTGCGCCAACGCCAACTGATCGACGCGCTGGAACGCCGCGGCCACGCCGCGCGTGAACCCTTGAAGCTTGCCCCGCCCGATGACGAGGCCTGGAAAAAAGGGCCTTTGCCCGACGCGCTGAAAGAAGCACGCAGCCGCCCGGAATGGTCAGCGTTGGGCAAGCACCATGAAGACAGCGACCGCCGCAAACGCATCGTTCAAGAGCTGGCGCGCTCCCTTGCCGCCGGCCCCGCCGACGCCACCTGAATGGCCACCAACCTGCACCATTCAAGGCAGACGGCAAGCACGGACTATCCCCAATCCAAACCGATTGACGCTTAAACGAATGCGTCTATAAGATTCGATCTGCATTGGCGCGGGCCCGTCCCGGTCATGACAATCAAAAGGGGTTGGGTCTATCGTGAAGTCGAAGTCTTCCGCAGTGATACCCGCAGTGATACCCGGCATCGCCCTCCACGGCCTGTGCGCAGTTCGCGCCACGCGCCGCTCGACCTCGCGCCGTCTTTCGCAGTAAGCAGCAACGCCATGCCCTGGACCCCGTCGGGGCCGGGGCTCTGTCACTTCTGTCGCGCGATCCGCGCACTACACGGAGCATGAGGGCTATGCGTACTTTTCCCCACCTGAAGCAAGCTGCGCTGGCGGCCACCATTGCCGCATCGCTGGCGTTCAGCGCCGGCGCGGCCGCCAAGACCTTCCACTGGGCGTATCAGGGCGACGCCACGTCCATGGACCCGATGGCCTTGAACGAAACGTTCACGTTGGGCTTCCAGGGCAATATTTACGAGACACTGGCCGGCTATGACGGCGACCTGAAATTGACGCCCCTGCTGGCCGAAAGCTGGGAAAACCCGGAGCCCAACAAGTGGGTGTTCAAGCTGCGCAAAGGGGTCAAGTTCCACGATGGCTCGCCCTTCACCGCCGATGACGTCATCTTCTCCTGGAAGCGCAGCCTGACCCCCGGCTCCGACATGAAGGGCTACGGCGCCAAGGCTTCCGACATCAAGAAGATCGACGACTTCACCATTGAAGTCACGACGCCCACGCCCAACCCCATCCTGCCGCGCGAATGGGTGTTTCTGTACATCATGAGCAAGACGTGGGCCGAGAAGAACAAGACCACCGAAGCCACCAACGTCAAGGGCGACAACCAGGGCAATTACGCCAACCTGAACGCCAACGGCACCGGCCCCTTCATGCTGGTGTCGCGCCAGCCGGACGTGAAGACGGTGCTCAAGCGCTACGACGGCTACTGGAACAAGAACATCAAGACCAACGTCGACGAAGTCATCTTCCAGCCCATCACTCAGGAAGCCACGCGCGTGGCCGCCTTGATCTCCGGCGAAATGGACCTGGTGCAACCGGTGCCGGTACAAGACTGGAAGCGCCTGGAAGACGCCAAGGGCGTCAAGCCGCTGACCGCGCCTGAAGCCCGCACGATCTTCATCGGCATGGACCAAAGCCGCGACGAACTGCTGTTCTCGGATGTAAAGGGCAAGAACCCGTTCAAGGATGCAAAGGTGCGCGAAGCCGTCGTGCTGGCCGTGGACACCAAGGCCATCAACGAGAAGATCATGCGCGGCGCGGCCAAGCCGCTGGGCTCGCTGGTGGCCACCGCCATCAACGGCTACTCGGATTCCTACGGCGCGCCGTTCAAGCCCGACACCGAACGTGCCAAGAAGCTCCTGGCCGAAGCGGGCTATCCAAAGGGCTTCACGGTCACCATGGACTGCCCGAACGACCGCTACGTCAACGACGAAAAGATCTGCCAGGCGGTCGCCGGCATGCTGGCGCGCGTGGGCATCAAGATCAACCTGCTGGCGCAGACCAAGTCCAAGTACTTCGGCAAGATCCTGCTGCAAGCGGGCAACCAGACCAGCATGTACATGCTGGGTTGGACGCCCAGCTCCACCGACGCGCACAACGTGCTGCTGAACCTTGCCGCCTGCCGCGACGCGAAGACCGCCGCCGGCCAGTTCAACCTGGGCGGCTATTGCAACAAGAAGGTCGACGACCTGACCAACAAGATCGGCGTTGAAACCGATCAAACCAAGCGCAACGCCATGATCAAGGAAGCCTTCGAGATCGTGCGCACCGACTTCGGCTACCTGCCGCTGCACCAGCAGCC containing:
- a CDS encoding DUF2868 domain-containing protein; protein product: MDDADAVRRVRQLDTDLPSRILARADLLAQRESLAPLVDGWRRSAQAMLAALFVLALMSGIAVALGALGDGSRPVNVLWALGALLGLHALTFLLWLASFLLKPSAATGLGRLWLWATRKLARGPDGALVPQAFLNLLARAGALRWLFGAVSHLLWLTALCAALAALLVALSTASYRFVWATTLLAPDTFVWLTQAIGWLPAHLGFPMPDAAVIRASDGAQTVAANAQVRWSWWLIGVLVVYGILPRLLAGALCVGATLRALRRLRIDPTLAGFSPLRDRLEPPAQSTGIDRPVDALHQPRMQSASLSALAGQPVLLGLELPADLAWPPAGLPASVQMAGNLDTREERNRVLDALAQAAASRLLIACDARQTPDRGTLSLIAELSAHAGHTGVWLIASSEDGAATRATLWRERLLALGLPADAILQTPTLPLTWLEAGHG
- a CDS encoding ABC transporter substrate-binding protein codes for the protein MRTFPHLKQAALAATIAASLAFSAGAAAKTFHWAYQGDATSMDPMALNETFTLGFQGNIYETLAGYDGDLKLTPLLAESWENPEPNKWVFKLRKGVKFHDGSPFTADDVIFSWKRSLTPGSDMKGYGAKASDIKKIDDFTIEVTTPTPNPILPREWVFLYIMSKTWAEKNKTTEATNVKGDNQGNYANLNANGTGPFMLVSRQPDVKTVLKRYDGYWNKNIKTNVDEVIFQPITQEATRVAALISGEMDLVQPVPVQDWKRLEDAKGVKPLTAPEARTIFIGMDQSRDELLFSDVKGKNPFKDAKVREAVVLAVDTKAINEKIMRGAAKPLGSLVATAINGYSDSYGAPFKPDTERAKKLLAEAGYPKGFTVTMDCPNDRYVNDEKICQAVAGMLARVGIKINLLAQTKSKYFGKILLQAGNQTSMYMLGWTPSSTDAHNVLLNLAACRDAKTAAGQFNLGGYCNKKVDDLTNKIGVETDQTKRNAMIKEAFEIVRTDFGYLPLHQQPMSWGVKDNIKVIQRADDVLDLRDVVLP
- a CDS encoding GTPase/DUF3482 domain-containing protein, which produces MAEDIIKIALVGHTNTGKTSLLRTLTRDTRFGEVADSPGTTRHVEGARLRLGGRAVLEWFDTPGMEDSIALLEYLERLGATDERLDGPARIRRFLDTPEAHGRFEQEARVLAKMLECDAALYVIDARDPVLGKHRDELAILAACGRPLLPVLNFVNAPAHRADEWRGAMARLGLHAVVEFDTVAPPLDGEQQLYAKLGVLLDRHAGALARLADSLSAQRRERHAAAYELLADLLIDVAALHLTSPNDDNALTAASNQLRDHVRQREQACVNALLALYNFRASDFSDDALPLQGERWGMDLFHPQALKDMGVQVGMGAAAGAMAGAAVDLLSAGLSLGTGMLIGAAAGGLWQGVEKLGKRVAGKLRGWREISVDDAVLRLLALRQRQLIDALERRGHAAREPLKLAPPDDEAWKKGPLPDALKEARSRPEWSALGKHHEDSDRRKRIVQELARSLAAGPADAT